The Caldisericum sp. genome segment ACGGTATGTCCATTTGTACCTCCTAACAATATTTTTTTCACAATTGAAATGTGTTTTCAATCAATTTTACAATAAGATTTAAAAAAGTCAAATATATTTAGAACTTTGTGAAAAGAATAAAATAATGTTATGTCGATAAAAAACAAGTTGATTGCACTTAGGACTTGCTAATAATTATTATATTGTCTGTTTGTCCGAAAATACCGTTGAGGTTTTTTACCCTGGTGTCAAAATTATTATACTGCTAAATTCGGGTTAAAAGGGTAGAGATACGATGTTGAGATCGGCACATTTTACATATGTTTGCAAATTAGCAAAAACGCTATAAAATCTTTTTATGAAAGTTTATGTTGGAGTAAGTGGCGGTGTTGATAGTTCTGTTGCGCTGTATTTATTAAAGAAAGAAGGATACGATGTTGTTGCGGCGTTCTTCAGGCTCGAGAAGGAAGAGAGTTTATCAAGGTGCTGCAATANNNNNNNNNNNNNNNNNNNNNNNNNNNNNNNNNNNNNNNNNNNNNNNNNNNNNNNNNNNNNNNNNNNNNNNNNNNNNNNNNNNNNNNNNNNNNNNNNNNNGTTGCGGCGTTCTTCAGGCTCGAGAAGGAAGAGAGTTTATCAAGGTGCTGCAATATTTCAAATGCACAGATTATCGCAAGAAAACTTAATGTGCCATTTGTTGAGATAGATGTATCGAATGAATTTAGCGAACTTGTTAAGAACTATTTCTTTGAAAGTTTAAGCAAAGGCTTTACACCAAATCCATGCACTGTTTGTAATGAAAAGATAAAATTCGGTATAGGATTTGAAAAAGTAAAAAATATGTTTGGCGATGGGCTTTTTGCAACGGGGCATTATGCAAGAATTAAAGACATGCATCTTTTGAAGGGAGTTGACCCTGTTAAAGACCAATCGTATATGCTCTGGCGGCTTAAAAAGGGAGACCTGAAACACATCTTATTTCCCCTGGGCACATATCAAAAAAGCGAAGTTAAGGAAATTGCAAAGTCATTAGACATTCCTGAATCCAGGGAAAGCGAGGACCTCTGTTTTATAAAAGGAAACATAAAGAATACGATAAAAGAATTCCTAAAAGAAAAAGAAGGAGATATCCTTGATAAGGATGGGCATATCTTAGGAAAGCATAAAGGCGTTCAATTCTATACAATTGGGCAAAGAAGCGGGCTTGGTGTGTCCTACAAAGAGCCTCTATATGTTATCGACACAGACCCTATTAAAAATGTTGTTGTCCTTGGCACTTATGAGGACTGCCTGTTTAAGGGAGCCGAATTAACGGAAGTTAATATTCTTGAGGAGATTTCAAACGAGAAAATATACACAGCAAAAGTAAGGTACCAGGCAAAGCCTGCCGAGTGCCTTGTAAGAAAAATTGATAATAATGTAATTATTGAATTCGTTGAGTTGCAATTTGCAGTAACAAAAGGGCAAAGCCTCGTTGTTTACGATGGAGATATGGTTGTCCTTGGTGGCGTAATAAAAAAGGCATTAAAGTAATATAATTAATTTAAGGAGGCGCTTATGAAAATTGCACCAAGAGAACTTATATGGAAAGACTTTAGAAAGATGCAAAAGGAACACGACCTTTACACATCGCCTGAGGTTGAAGACTTATTATTTATGCAGGCAATCGAAGGACACTCGCACAATGGAGATGGCGCATTTGAAGGAAAGAAATTTGTGGATACAACAATCGATGATATAGTTATAGCACTTGGAAGAGATTCATTTATCGTTCGCTCATCAAGGCAACTTCTTATAGATGAAATCTATGAGTATGCAAGAGCCGTAATGAATGGTGAGAGAAGAACCCATCTTGTTAACAAGAAAGGTGAGCCTCTAATGAGATGCCCGCTCTTTCTTGAGATAGAAGTCGACCCTGATTCTGTTTTGAGAGGTTTATACCTTGGTGGCTTTATGGATGACTTTGAGACAAGAAAACTTGCAAACAAGAAGTTTAACCTCAATATGGGCGGCGGAA includes the following:
- a CDS encoding 7-cyano-7-deazaguanine synthase, encoding MKVYVGVSGGVDSSVALYLLKKEGYDVVAAFFRLEKEESLSRCCN
- the mnmA gene encoding tRNA 2-thiouridine(34) synthase MnmA — its product is VAAFFRLEKEESLSRCCNISNAQIIARKLNVPFVEIDVSNEFSELVKNYFFESLSKGFTPNPCTVCNEKIKFGIGFEKVKNMFGDGLFATGHYARIKDMHLLKGVDPVKDQSYMLWRLKKGDLKHILFPLGTYQKSEVKEIAKSLDIPESRESEDLCFIKGNIKNTIKEFLKEKEGDILDKDGHILGKHKGVQFYTIGQRSGLGVSYKEPLYVIDTDPIKNVVVLGTYEDCLFKGAELTEVNILEEISNEKIYTAKVRYQAKPAECLVRKIDNNVIIEFVELQFAVTKGQSLVVYDGDMVVLGGVIKKALK